Proteins encoded in a region of the Methylosinus trichosporium OB3b genome:
- the acpS gene encoding holo-ACP synthase: MIIGFGSDLCDIRRIEEALERYGERFTRRCFTDVERAKSDGRASRAASYAKRFAAKEACAKALGTGIKDGVGWKTMGVVNLPSGKPTVELTGGAAERLAELAPQGAKIVIHLTLTDEYPLAQAQVLIEAVT, translated from the coding sequence ATGATCATCGGCTTCGGCAGCGATCTCTGCGACATCCGCCGCATCGAGGAGGCGCTGGAGCGCTATGGCGAGCGCTTCACGCGCCGCTGCTTCACCGATGTCGAGCGCGCCAAATCCGATGGGCGGGCGTCGCGCGCGGCCTCCTACGCCAAGCGCTTCGCCGCCAAGGAGGCTTGCGCCAAGGCGCTCGGCACCGGCATAAAGGACGGCGTCGGCTGGAAGACGATGGGCGTCGTCAATCTGCCCTCCGGCAAGCCGACCGTGGAGCTGACCGGCGGCGCCGCCGAGCGCCTCGCCGAGCTCGCGCCGCAGGGCGCGAAAATCGTCATTCATTTGACTCTGACCGACGAATATCCGCTCGCGCAGGCCCAGGTTCTCATCGAGGCGGTGACGTGA
- a CDS encoding RelA/SpoT family protein: MMRQYELVERVRKYNPKVDEDLLNRAYVYAMKAHGQQTRASGDPYFSHPLEVAAILTDLKLDDATIVAAVLHDTVEDTSSTLDEIERLFGPQIRKLVDGLTKIEKLDLVSKKAAQGENFRKLLLAVSEDVRVLLVKLADRLHNMRTLHFVPLEKRARIAQETLDIYAPLAGRMGMQRLREELEGLAFRHLTPEAYLAIETRLHELRAKNGRIIKRIEKELTEEFSKRGIHAAVTGRQKAPFSIWRKMERKSIAFEQLSDIFGFRIIVDEVEDCYRALGIVHTKWPSVPGRFKDYISTPKQNDYRSIHTTVIGPGHQRVELQIRTAEMHEIARFGIAAHALYKDSASVEGKEELAKESRAFKWLQDTLDLLAHGDSPDEFLEHTRLELFQDQVFCFTPKGGLIALPRGATPIDFAYAVHTLVGNSAVGCKLNGRISPVLSQLQNGDEVEIIRAEGHVPPAAWESLVVTGKARAAIRRATREAVRRQYAGLGRQIVARAFERAGRPYSDDKLKAALPRLARPSLDDAFAAVGRGEIYSGDVVKAVHPDFTEERKQPAPLTRLEPGEPGWFGMKSNVNVVFKAPGGADETSAIPIRGLRGDVPVRFAPEGGAVPGDRIVGILTPGEGITIYPIQSPALTAFDDQPDRWLDVRWDIDPESRELFPATLLVTAINEPGTLGALATVIGEAGANIDNVSFSVHSPDFREMRFDLEVADLKHLNDIIARLRASALVSKVERVNG, translated from the coding sequence ATGATGCGCCAGTACGAGCTCGTCGAACGGGTTCGCAAATATAATCCCAAGGTCGACGAGGACCTGCTCAACCGAGCCTATGTCTACGCCATGAAGGCGCATGGACAGCAGACCCGCGCCTCGGGCGATCCCTATTTCTCGCATCCGCTCGAGGTCGCGGCGATCCTCACCGATCTGAAGCTCGACGACGCGACCATCGTCGCCGCCGTGCTGCACGACACCGTCGAGGACACGAGCTCGACGCTCGACGAGATCGAGCGCCTGTTCGGCCCGCAGATTCGCAAGCTGGTCGACGGCCTCACCAAGATCGAGAAGCTCGACCTCGTCTCGAAGAAGGCGGCGCAGGGCGAGAATTTCCGCAAGCTGCTGCTCGCCGTCTCCGAGGATGTGCGCGTGCTGCTGGTGAAGCTCGCCGATCGGCTGCACAATATGCGCACGCTGCATTTCGTGCCGCTGGAGAAGCGCGCCCGCATCGCGCAGGAGACGCTCGACATCTATGCGCCGCTCGCCGGCCGCATGGGCATGCAGCGCCTGCGTGAGGAATTGGAGGGCCTCGCCTTCCGCCATCTGACGCCCGAGGCCTATCTCGCCATCGAGACGCGCCTGCATGAATTGCGCGCCAAGAACGGCCGCATCATCAAGCGCATCGAGAAGGAGCTGACCGAGGAGTTTTCCAAGCGCGGCATTCACGCCGCGGTCACCGGGCGGCAGAAGGCGCCATTCTCGATCTGGCGCAAGATGGAGCGCAAATCCATCGCCTTCGAGCAGCTCTCCGACATTTTCGGCTTTCGCATCATCGTCGACGAGGTCGAGGACTGCTATCGCGCGCTCGGCATCGTCCATACGAAATGGCCGAGCGTGCCGGGACGGTTCAAGGATTATATCTCGACGCCCAAGCAGAACGACTATCGTTCGATCCACACGACGGTGATCGGTCCTGGGCATCAGCGCGTCGAATTGCAGATCCGCACCGCCGAAATGCACGAGATCGCCCGTTTCGGCATCGCCGCCCATGCGCTCTACAAGGACAGCGCCAGCGTCGAGGGCAAGGAGGAGCTGGCCAAGGAGAGCCGCGCCTTCAAATGGCTGCAGGACACGCTCGACCTGCTCGCCCATGGCGATAGTCCGGACGAGTTCCTCGAGCATACGCGGCTCGAATTGTTCCAGGATCAGGTGTTCTGCTTCACGCCCAAGGGCGGGCTCATCGCTCTGCCGCGCGGCGCGACGCCGATCGATTTCGCCTATGCCGTGCATACGCTCGTCGGCAATTCGGCGGTCGGCTGCAAGCTCAACGGACGCATCTCGCCGGTGCTGTCGCAACTGCAGAACGGCGACGAGGTCGAGATCATCCGCGCCGAAGGCCATGTGCCGCCGGCCGCCTGGGAATCGCTCGTCGTCACCGGCAAGGCGCGGGCGGCGATCCGCCGCGCGACGCGCGAGGCTGTGCGCCGGCAATATGCGGGGCTCGGCCGGCAGATCGTCGCGCGCGCTTTCGAGCGCGCCGGGCGGCCCTATTCCGACGACAAGCTGAAGGCGGCGCTGCCGCGGCTCGCGCGCCCCTCGCTCGACGACGCCTTCGCCGCTGTGGGCCGCGGCGAGATCTATTCGGGCGATGTGGTGAAGGCCGTGCATCCGGATTTCACCGAGGAGCGCAAGCAGCCGGCGCCGTTGACGCGGCTCGAGCCCGGCGAGCCGGGCTGGTTCGGCATGAAGTCGAATGTCAATGTCGTGTTCAAGGCGCCGGGCGGCGCCGACGAGACGAGCGCCATACCGATTCGCGGCCTGCGCGGCGACGTGCCGGTGCGCTTCGCGCCCGAGGGCGGCGCCGTGCCGGGCGACCGCATCGTCGGCATTCTGACGCCCGGCGAGGGCATCACCATCTATCCCATTCAATCGCCGGCGCTCACCGCCTTCGACGATCAGCCCGACCGCTGGCTCGATGTGCGCTGGGACATCGATCCCGAGAGCCGCGAGCTGTTCCCCGCCACGCTTCTCGTCACTGCGATCAACGAGCCCGGCACGCTCGGAGCGCTCGCCACGGTGATCGGCGAGGCGGGCGCCAATATCGACAATGTCTCGTTCAGCGTCCATTCTCCCGACTTCCGCGAGATGCGATTCGACCTCGAGGTCGCCGACCTCAAGCATTTGAACGACATCATCGCCCGCCTTCGCGCCAGCGCTCTGGTCAGCAAGGTCGAGCGCGTCAATGGGTGA
- a CDS encoding NYN domain-containing protein, which translates to MADPERIALFIDGANLYATAKSLGFDIDYKRLLREFQSRGRLIRAFYYTALIEDQEYSSIRPLIDWLDYNGYAVVTKPTKEFVDSLGRRKVKGNMDIELAVDAMEMAEHIDHLVLFSGDGDFRSLVEAVQRKGVRVSVISTITTQPPMIADELRRQSDEFVDLIHLVGKIGRDPGERAERMQRFQERRPQPVTQGAPEDDHE; encoded by the coding sequence ATGGCAGACCCGGAACGCATTGCTCTATTCATTGATGGCGCCAACCTCTACGCGACAGCCAAATCGCTCGGCTTCGACATCGACTACAAGCGCCTCCTGCGTGAGTTCCAGTCCAGGGGACGCCTGATCCGCGCCTTCTATTACACCGCTCTGATCGAGGATCAGGAATATTCCTCGATCCGTCCGCTGATCGATTGGCTGGACTACAACGGCTACGCCGTCGTCACCAAGCCGACGAAGGAGTTCGTCGATTCGCTCGGCCGCCGCAAGGTCAAGGGCAATATGGACATCGAGCTCGCCGTCGACGCTATGGAGATGGCCGAGCATATCGATCATCTGGTACTGTTCTCCGGAGACGGCGATTTCCGCTCGCTGGTCGAAGCCGTGCAGCGCAAGGGCGTGCGCGTTTCGGTGATCTCGACGATCACCACTCAGCCGCCGATGATCGCCGACGAGCTGCGCCGCCAGTCGGACGAGTTCGTCGATCTCATTCATCTCGTCGGCAAGATCGGCCGCGATCCGGGCGAGCGCGCCGAGCGCATGCAGCGCTTCCAAGAGCGTCGTCCGCAGCCGGTGACCCAGGGCGCGCCCGAAGACGATCACGAGTGA
- a CDS encoding ABC-F family ATP-binding cassette domain-containing protein, with protein MIRLENISKQNGQQLLFVEASAALLPGEKVGLVGPNGAGKTTLFRMIAGEERPDEGQVSVDRGITIGYFDQNVGEMAGLSAVAATMDGAGPASAVAAELARLEAAMGDPDQAENFDDILERYGEAQARFEELDGYALEGRAREALAGLGFSEEMMDGDVGGLSGGWKMRVALARILLMRPDVMLLDEPSNHLDIESLIWLESFLKGYGGALLMTSHDREFMNRIVGKIIEIDGGSLTTFSGDYEFYERQRAQNEEQQQAQFERQQAMLAKEIKFIERFKARASHAAQVQSRVKKLDKIDRVEPPRRRKQVTFEFAPAPRSGEEVATLARVHKRYGSRSIYEGLDFQVRRKERWCVMGVNGAGKSTLLKLIAGAVAPDEGQASLGANVKMGYFAQHAMEVLEGDRSVFESLEDSFPQAGQGSLRSLAGCFGFSGDDVEKKCRVLSGGEKARLVMAKMLYDPPNFLVLDEPTNHLDLGTKEMLVAALASYEGAMLFVSHDRRFLAALSNRVLELTPEGVHQYGGGYVEYVERTGREAPGVHG; from the coding sequence ATGATACGCCTCGAGAACATCAGCAAGCAGAACGGCCAGCAGCTCCTCTTCGTCGAAGCCTCGGCGGCGCTCCTTCCCGGCGAGAAGGTCGGGCTCGTCGGCCCCAATGGCGCCGGCAAGACCACTCTGTTCCGCATGATCGCCGGCGAGGAGCGGCCCGACGAAGGGCAGGTGTCGGTCGATCGCGGGATCACCATCGGCTATTTCGACCAGAATGTCGGCGAGATGGCCGGGCTCAGCGCCGTCGCCGCGACGATGGACGGAGCCGGCCCCGCGAGCGCGGTCGCCGCCGAGCTGGCGCGGCTCGAGGCCGCCATGGGCGATCCCGATCAGGCGGAGAATTTCGACGACATCCTCGAGCGCTATGGCGAGGCGCAGGCGCGCTTCGAGGAGCTGGACGGCTATGCGCTCGAGGGCCGCGCGCGCGAGGCGCTGGCGGGCCTCGGCTTCTCGGAAGAGATGATGGACGGCGACGTCGGCGGCCTCTCCGGCGGCTGGAAGATGCGCGTCGCGCTGGCGCGCATTCTGCTGATGCGGCCCGATGTAATGCTGCTCGACGAGCCGAGCAACCATCTCGACATCGAGAGCCTCATCTGGCTCGAGAGCTTTTTGAAGGGCTATGGCGGCGCGCTGCTGATGACCTCGCACGACCGCGAGTTCATGAACCGCATCGTCGGCAAGATCATCGAGATCGACGGCGGCTCGCTCACCACCTTCTCCGGCGATTACGAATTCTACGAGCGCCAGCGCGCGCAGAACGAGGAGCAGCAGCAGGCGCAGTTCGAGCGCCAGCAGGCGATGCTCGCCAAGGAGATCAAATTCATCGAGCGCTTCAAGGCGCGCGCCTCGCACGCCGCGCAGGTGCAGAGCCGGGTGAAGAAGCTCGACAAGATCGACCGCGTCGAGCCGCCGCGCCGGCGCAAGCAGGTGACCTTCGAATTCGCGCCGGCGCCGCGTTCGGGCGAGGAGGTGGCGACGCTGGCGCGCGTGCATAAGCGCTATGGCTCGCGCAGCATCTATGAGGGGCTGGATTTCCAGGTGCGGCGCAAGGAGCGCTGGTGCGTGATGGGCGTCAACGGCGCCGGCAAATCGACGCTGCTGAAGCTGATCGCCGGCGCGGTGGCGCCGGACGAAGGTCAGGCGAGCCTCGGCGCCAATGTGAAGATGGGCTATTTCGCCCAGCACGCCATGGAGGTTCTCGAGGGCGACCGCAGCGTGTTCGAGAGCCTCGAGGATTCCTTTCCGCAGGCGGGCCAGGGCTCGCTGCGCAGCCTCGCCGGCTGCTTCGGCTTTTCCGGCGACGATGTGGAGAAGAAATGCCGCGTGCTCTCGGGCGGCGAGAAGGCGCGTCTCGTCATGGCGAAAATGCTCTACGACCCGCCGAATTTTCTGGTGCTGGACGAGCCCACCAACCATCTCGACCTCGGCACCAAGGAAATGCTGGTGGCGGCGCTGGCGTCCTACGAGGGCGCGATGCTGTTCGTCTCCCACGACCGCCGCTTTCTGGCGGCGCTGTCCAACCGCGTGCTGGAGCTGACGCCGGAGGGCGTGCATCAATATGGCGGCGGCTATGTGGAATATGTCGAGCGCACCGGGCGGGAGGCGCCGGGGGTGCATGGGTGA
- a CDS encoding uracil-DNA glycosylase, with product MTSDEASRSSAGEPPSDCPLCPRLVALRRELRGREPVWHNAPVLDLGPRSARLLIVGLAPGMRGANRTGRAFTGDDAGRLLFATLAQYGFSRGLYDARADDGVELIDCLIANVVRCVPPGNRPLPAELAACRPFFVATIEKMSELRVIVALGRVAHEGVLRALSAKLRDHPFAHGREHILTSNMLKHDVLLIDSYHCSRLNTNTGALTPEMFRAIFARAHALLEGGTMRA from the coding sequence ATCACGAGTGACGAGGCGTCTCGCTCCTCTGCGGGCGAGCCGCCTTCGGACTGTCCGCTCTGTCCGCGACTCGTCGCCCTCCGGCGCGAGCTGCGCGGACGTGAGCCCGTATGGCATAATGCGCCCGTTCTCGATCTCGGGCCGCGCTCGGCGAGGCTGCTGATCGTCGGGCTGGCTCCGGGAATGCGCGGAGCCAATCGCACCGGCCGAGCCTTCACCGGAGACGACGCCGGTCGGCTTCTGTTCGCCACTCTCGCGCAATATGGCTTCTCGCGCGGCCTCTATGACGCGCGAGCGGACGATGGCGTCGAATTGATCGACTGCCTCATCGCCAATGTCGTGCGTTGCGTTCCGCCGGGCAACCGGCCGCTGCCGGCCGAGCTCGCCGCCTGCCGACCCTTCTTCGTCGCGACTATCGAGAAAATGTCAGAGCTTCGCGTGATCGTCGCGCTCGGCCGCGTCGCCCATGAGGGCGTGCTGCGCGCGCTGTCGGCGAAGCTGCGCGATCATCCTTTCGCTCATGGGCGCGAGCATATTCTCACGTCGAATATGCTGAAGCATGACGTATTGCTTATCGACAGCTATCATTGCTCGCGGCTGAACACGAATACCGGCGCGCTCACCCCCGAAATGTTTCGCGCGATTTTTGCGCGCGCACACGCGTTGCTGGAGGGCGGAACGATGCGAGCCTGA
- a CDS encoding lytic transglycosylase domain-containing protein, with protein MSKRFGGAARLFFCLSALGAAASVYSFSTRRAPERPGDAAEPTTPRAAGSAREALGGFAAPRADSRESPATLAYAPPDGGLAAEPPAPDPAALLGADLDAFNSALAAYKAGDFAGGDAALAAVEAPLARMTAQWAGLRLHPREAGFARLSRFLAEHPSWPAADWLRQRVEEALYGDRHPDSLIDDYFAARPPRTPAGKLALARLRARQNQPLEVAALIKPLWRDDDFNEALETTARKEFSQYLDAADHKYRADRLLYAGKTSAALRIAAHAGADVLDLARARALAANGAATEKSFAAVPAALQRDPGLVFARVYTLRHQKKFVEAATLLRAAPRDPAAVVDGDAWWVERRLLARKMLDLGRPAEAYELCAGHAARALTNRVEAEFHAGWIALRFLDNPGEAEQRFETIVRVAETPLQKSRGAYWLGRAREAKGTPEAVAAARAAFEIAALQSTTFYGQLARERLGLADSPLRPAPAPAVGEARDEAVRAVELLFALDERALAAPLASDAAKTLTSDAQVAALAAVAERRRDAKVSLTLGKLASYRGFTIDDAAFPAFGIPAFTALPGSASRSIVYAIARQESAFDPKAVSSAGAMGLMQMIESTARQTARQTGVGFDVKRMIAEPAFNARLGAAHLGLLLGEHKGSYILTFAAYNAGGKRVKEWIDAYGDPRRKDVDPVDWVERIPITETRNYVQRVMENLVVYRAKFDDRDLRSPQSELARM; from the coding sequence ATGTCGAAGCGCTTTGGAGGCGCCGCGCGTCTCTTTTTCTGCCTGTCCGCGCTGGGCGCGGCGGCGTCCGTCTATAGCTTCTCGACTCGCCGGGCGCCGGAGCGCCCCGGCGACGCGGCCGAGCCCACGACGCCGCGAGCCGCAGGCTCCGCGCGCGAGGCGCTCGGCGGGTTCGCTGCGCCGCGCGCAGACTCCCGCGAGAGCCCCGCGACGCTGGCCTATGCGCCGCCGGACGGCGGACTGGCTGCAGAGCCGCCGGCGCCCGACCCGGCCGCCCTGCTCGGAGCCGATCTCGACGCGTTCAACAGCGCGCTCGCGGCCTATAAGGCGGGAGATTTTGCCGGCGGCGACGCGGCGCTCGCCGCAGTCGAGGCGCCGCTCGCCCGCATGACGGCGCAATGGGCGGGCCTGCGGCTGCATCCGCGCGAGGCCGGCTTCGCGCGGCTGTCGCGCTTCCTCGCCGAGCATCCCTCCTGGCCGGCGGCCGACTGGCTGCGCCAGCGCGTCGAGGAGGCGCTCTATGGCGACCGCCATCCGGACAGCCTGATCGACGATTATTTCGCCGCCCGCCCGCCGCGCACGCCGGCCGGCAAGCTGGCGCTGGCCCGCCTGCGGGCGCGCCAGAACCAGCCGCTCGAGGTCGCCGCGCTGATCAAGCCGCTGTGGCGCGACGATGACTTCAACGAGGCGCTGGAGACGACCGCGCGCAAGGAGTTCTCGCAATATCTCGACGCCGCCGACCACAAATATCGCGCCGACCGGCTGCTCTACGCGGGCAAGACCTCGGCGGCGCTGCGCATCGCCGCCCATGCCGGCGCCGATGTGCTCGACCTCGCCCGCGCCCGCGCGCTGGCGGCGAACGGAGCCGCGACGGAGAAGAGCTTCGCCGCCGTGCCCGCGGCGCTGCAGCGCGATCCCGGCCTCGTGTTCGCGCGCGTCTACACGCTGCGCCATCAAAAGAAGTTCGTCGAGGCGGCGACGCTGCTGCGCGCCGCGCCGCGCGATCCGGCCGCCGTCGTCGACGGCGACGCCTGGTGGGTGGAGCGCCGGCTGCTCGCCCGCAAGATGCTCGATCTCGGCCGCCCCGCCGAGGCCTATGAGCTCTGCGCCGGCCATGCGGCGCGCGCGCTCACCAATCGCGTCGAGGCCGAGTTCCACGCCGGCTGGATCGCGCTGCGGTTCCTCGACAATCCGGGCGAGGCGGAGCAGCGATTCGAGACGATTGTGCGCGTCGCCGAGACGCCGCTGCAGAAATCCCGCGGCGCCTATTGGCTCGGCCGCGCGCGCGAGGCCAAGGGAACGCCAGAGGCGGTGGCGGCGGCGCGCGCCGCCTTCGAGATCGCCGCGCTGCAATCCACCACCTTCTATGGCCAGCTGGCGCGCGAACGCCTCGGCCTCGCCGATTCGCCGCTGCGCCCCGCTCCGGCGCCGGCGGTCGGCGAAGCGCGCGACGAAGCGGTGCGCGCCGTCGAATTGCTGTTCGCGCTCGACGAGCGCGCGCTCGCGGCCCCTCTCGCCTCAGACGCGGCGAAAACGCTGACGAGCGACGCGCAAGTGGCGGCGCTGGCGGCGGTCGCCGAGCGCCGGCGCGACGCCAAAGTGTCGCTGACGCTGGGCAAGCTCGCCTCCTATCGCGGCTTCACCATCGACGACGCCGCCTTTCCGGCCTTCGGCATTCCGGCCTTCACGGCGCTGCCGGGCTCGGCCTCGCGCTCGATCGTCTACGCCATCGCGCGGCAGGAGAGCGCCTTCGATCCGAAGGCGGTGTCGAGCGCCGGCGCCATGGGGCTGATGCAGATGATCGAGTCGACCGCGCGGCAGACGGCGCGGCAGACCGGCGTCGGCTTCGATGTGAAGCGCATGATCGCCGAGCCGGCCTTCAACGCCCGCCTCGGCGCCGCGCATCTCGGCCTGCTGCTCGGCGAGCACAAGGGCTCCTATATCCTGACCTTCGCCGCCTATAACGCCGGCGGCAAACGTGTGAAGGAATGGATCGACGCCTATGGCGATCCGCGTCGCAAGGATGTCGATCCGGTCGATTGGGTGGAGCGCATTCCGATCACCGAGACCCGCAATTATGTGCAGCGCGTGATGGAGAATCTGGTCGTCTATCGCGCGAAGTTCGACGACCGCGACCTGCGCTCGCCGCAGAGCGAATTGGCGCGCATGTAG
- the smpB gene encoding SsrA-binding protein SmpB — translation MAEKQTPNFKVVSDNRRARFDYEIGESFEAGLALTGTEVKSLRTGKATIAESYAHVDRHGEAWLVNATIPEYLSGNRFNHEPKRLRKLLLKQRELAKLAQGVEREGMTIVPLKLYFNERGRAKLQIALGRGKKLHDKREVEKKRDWGREKSRLLRDRG, via the coding sequence GTGGCCGAGAAGCAAACGCCCAATTTCAAGGTCGTCTCCGATAATCGACGCGCGCGCTTCGATTATGAGATCGGCGAGAGCTTCGAGGCCGGCCTCGCTCTGACCGGCACGGAGGTGAAGTCGCTGCGCACCGGCAAGGCGACGATCGCCGAGAGCTACGCTCATGTCGATCGGCATGGCGAAGCCTGGCTCGTCAACGCGACGATTCCGGAATATCTCTCCGGCAATCGCTTCAACCACGAGCCCAAGCGATTACGTAAGCTGCTGCTGAAGCAGCGCGAGCTCGCCAAGCTGGCGCAGGGCGTCGAGCGCGAGGGCATGACCATCGTGCCGCTCAAGCTCTATTTCAACGAGCGCGGCCGCGCCAAATTGCAGATCGCGCTCGGACGCGGCAAGAAGCTGCACGACAAGCGCGAGGTCGAGAAGAAGCGCGACTGGGGCCGCGAGAAGAGCCGGCTGCTGCGCGACCGCGGCTGA
- a CDS encoding type II toxin-antitoxin system VapC family toxin: MIVVDSSALIAILFDEPEGRAFTTILTSEERCVMSAVNVHETACVLRARHGAAALSRLWRLLAVCEIEIASFDEAQMRVAIDAFDRFGKGVHSKARLNLAGCAAYALAVSLNAPLLFKGNDFPETDVQIYMSER, translated from the coding sequence ATGATCGTCGTCGACAGCTCGGCTTTGATCGCCATTCTATTCGACGAGCCGGAAGGACGGGCTTTCACGACTATTCTGACCAGCGAAGAGCGCTGTGTCATGTCGGCCGTCAATGTGCATGAGACCGCATGTGTTCTGCGCGCTCGGCACGGCGCGGCGGCCCTTTCTCGCCTTTGGCGGCTCTTGGCCGTCTGCGAGATCGAGATCGCATCTTTCGATGAAGCGCAAATGCGTGTGGCGATCGACGCTTTCGACCGATTCGGCAAAGGCGTTCATTCAAAGGCGCGACTGAATCTCGCCGGTTGCGCAGCCTATGCGCTCGCCGTTTCTCTGAACGCTCCGCTTCTGTTCAAAGGCAATGATTTTCCGGAGACCGATGTGCAAATCTACATGTCGGAACGGTGA
- the rpoZ gene encoding DNA-directed RNA polymerase subunit omega, translated as MARVTVEDCIDKIENRFDLVLLAAHRARLISSGQSILVERDKDKNPVVALREIAETALAPDDLKEDFIHSLQRHVEVDEPETEAAPPLSASGADLPEGDAQFDRMTEEDLLRGLEGLVPPAEVEDEGE; from the coding sequence ATGGCGCGCGTAACCGTCGAGGACTGCATCGACAAGATCGAGAACCGATTCGATCTCGTGCTGCTGGCGGCGCATCGCGCCCGGCTGATCTCCTCGGGCCAATCGATTCTCGTCGAGCGCGACAAGGACAAGAACCCGGTGGTGGCTCTGCGCGAGATCGCCGAGACCGCGCTCGCGCCGGACGATCTCAAGGAAGATTTCATCCACTCGCTGCAGCGTCATGTCGAGGTGGACGAGCCCGAGACCGAGGCGGCGCCGCCGCTGTCGGCGAGCGGCGCCGATCTGCCGGAGGGCGACGCGCAATTCGACCGCATGACGGAAGAAGATCTGCTGCGCGGCCTCGAAGGCCTGGTGCCGCCGGCCGAGGTCGAGGACGAAGGCGAGTAA
- the dapA gene encoding 4-hydroxy-tetrahydrodipicolinate synthase, translating to MQDKAVFRGSYTALITPFADGAVDYAALRALVDWQIDSGTHGLVPVGTTGESPTLSHEEHKKVVETVIRQAAGRVPVIAGAGSNNTREAVELCRHAEEAGADGVLVVTPYYNKPNQLGLYEHFKAVSEAISLPIIVYNIPPRSVVDMSVDTLARLAQLQNIVGVKDATGNVGRILQQRAAIGPQFVQFCGDDILALASVAVGAIGVISVVSNIAPRLCADMQNAALSGDFSAALAIQDRLTALQQAVFLEAGVTGAKYGLSLLGRSSEDVRLPLVPSSEATKAAIRAAMVHAGLIG from the coding sequence ATGCAGGACAAGGCAGTCTTTCGCGGATCCTATACCGCTCTCATCACCCCCTTCGCCGATGGCGCGGTGGATTACGCCGCTCTGCGCGCGCTGGTCGACTGGCAGATCGACAGCGGCACGCATGGACTCGTCCCCGTCGGCACGACGGGCGAGAGCCCCACTTTGAGCCATGAGGAACACAAAAAAGTCGTCGAGACGGTGATCCGGCAGGCGGCCGGCCGCGTTCCCGTCATCGCCGGCGCCGGCTCCAACAACACGCGCGAGGCGGTGGAACTGTGCCGCCACGCCGAGGAGGCGGGCGCCGACGGCGTTCTCGTGGTCACGCCCTATTATAACAAGCCCAATCAGCTCGGCCTCTACGAGCATTTCAAGGCGGTGAGCGAGGCGATCTCGCTGCCGATCATCGTCTACAACATTCCGCCGCGCTCGGTCGTCGACATGAGCGTCGACACTCTGGCGCGCCTCGCGCAGCTTCAGAACATCGTCGGCGTCAAGGACGCGACCGGCAATGTCGGGCGCATCCTGCAGCAGCGCGCCGCCATCGGGCCGCAGTTCGTCCAATTCTGTGGCGATGACATTCTCGCTCTCGCGAGCGTCGCGGTCGGCGCGATCGGCGTGATCTCGGTGGTCTCCAACATCGCGCCGCGTCTTTGCGCGGACATGCAGAACGCCGCGCTATCGGGTGACTTTTCCGCGGCGCTCGCCATTCAGGATCGGCTGACGGCGCTGCAGCAGGCGGTTTTCCTCGAGGCGGGCGTGACGGGAGCCAAATATGGGCTGTCGCTGCTCGGCCGCTCGAGCGAAGATGTGCGGCTGCCGCTCGTGCCCTCGAGCGAGGCGACCAAGGCCGCGATCCGCGCAGCGATGGTCCATGCCGGCTTGATCGGCTAG
- a CDS encoding pyridoxine 5'-phosphate synthase: MTRHIRLGVNVDHVATIRNARGGLAPDPIRAALLAIEAGADGITAHLREDRRHIRDEDMARLKASISKPLNFEMAATEQMLDIALKTQPHAVCLVPERRTERTTEGGLDVFGGHDHLVPFVDELNRAHIRVSLFIEPNPAAIDAAASIRAPVVELHTGAWCHAVEIGDAALAEREYARIVAAAAHTAERGIECHAGHGLDYATARRIAGLPQIVELNIGHFLIGEAVFVGLSDSIRQMRRAIDEGTAAS, translated from the coding sequence ATGACACGTCACATTCGCCTCGGCGTGAACGTCGACCATGTCGCCACCATCCGCAATGCGCGCGGCGGTCTTGCGCCCGATCCCATTCGCGCGGCGCTGCTCGCCATCGAGGCCGGCGCCGACGGCATCACCGCGCATCTGCGTGAGGATCGCCGTCATATTCGCGACGAGGACATGGCGCGGCTGAAGGCGAGCATCTCCAAGCCGCTCAATTTCGAGATGGCGGCGACCGAGCAGATGCTCGACATCGCGTTGAAGACGCAGCCGCACGCGGTCTGCCTCGTGCCCGAGCGGCGCACCGAGCGCACCACCGAGGGCGGGCTCGACGTCTTCGGCGGCCACGACCATCTCGTTCCCTTCGTCGACGAGCTGAACCGCGCCCATATTCGCGTCTCTCTGTTCATCGAGCCCAATCCCGCCGCCATCGACGCCGCCGCCTCGATCCGCGCCCCCGTGGTCGAGCTGCACACGGGCGCCTGGTGCCATGCGGTCGAGATCGGCGACGCGGCGCTGGCCGAGCGCGAATATGCGCGCATCGTCGCCGCCGCGGCGCATACGGCGGAACGCGGCATAGAATGCCACGCCGGCCATGGGCTCGATTATGCGACGGCGCGGCGCATCGCCGGCCTGCCGCAGATCGTGGAGCTCAACATCGGCCATTTCCTCATCGGCGAGGCGGTGTTCGTCGGCCTTTCCGATTCGATCCGGCAGATGCGCCGGGCGATCGACGAAGGCACGGCCGCTTCATGA